From Gemmatimonadota bacterium, one genomic window encodes:
- a CDS encoding alpha-L-fucosidase: MSNIPNYLKNYADLYADNPRAAALQWFREARYGLFLHYGLYSLIGRHEWVQLRELIPVAEYAKLIDDFTAENFDAERIAQFAVDCEMKYINITTRHHDSFCLFDTAETDFNSTNAPVGRDLIKELAEACDRHALGLCLYYSHGRDWKHPHAPNNDEWGGQARPKYDPPEPSYATGAAHNLQIYLDFMQAQITELLTNYGPVAAIWLDGIAVPNNGDKEKFKSQELYDYIHSVQPQVLVSYKQGLLGTEDFQAPEHQAVTQTNKPMEICTTMCSGPGGKGVSWGYLAEGGHHKNEEEVWTALTAARESGCNLLLNTGPLPDGSLDEKDVPVLLAVGERIRKEGFPGEGA; the protein is encoded by the coding sequence ATGAGCAATATCCCCAATTACTTGAAAAATTACGCCGACCTCTACGCCGACAACCCGCGTGCTGCCGCACTACAGTGGTTTCGCGAAGCGCGTTACGGCCTGTTCTTACACTATGGACTCTACTCTCTAATAGGACGACATGAATGGGTGCAACTGCGAGAACTCATACCCGTAGCCGAATATGCAAAACTCATTGACGACTTCACCGCTGAAAACTTCGATGCCGAGCGCATCGCGCAATTTGCCGTTGACTGCGAAATGAAATACATCAACATCACCACGCGGCATCACGACTCATTTTGTCTATTCGACACAGCGGAAACGGATTTCAACAGCACCAATGCCCCAGTGGGACGCGACCTGATCAAAGAACTGGCCGAAGCGTGTGATCGACACGCACTCGGACTGTGTTTGTACTATTCCCACGGAAGGGACTGGAAACATCCACATGCCCCCAACAACGACGAATGGGGTGGACAGGCAAGACCCAAATACGACCCGCCCGAACCGAGCTATGCCACGGGCGCGGCGCACAACCTGCAAATCTATCTCGACTTCATGCAGGCGCAAATCACAGAACTGCTCACAAATTACGGACCCGTAGCCGCAATCTGGCTGGACGGTATTGCCGTTCCCAACAACGGCGACAAAGAAAAATTTAAAAGTCAGGAACTCTACGACTATATCCACAGCGTACAACCGCAAGTGCTTGTCTCCTACAAACAGGGCTTGCTGGGCACCGAAGACTTTCAGGCACCTGAACATCAGGCTGTAACACAGACAAACAAACCCATGGAAATCTGCACCACAATGTGTTCTGGACCAGGTGGAAAAGGCGTATCCTGGGGCTATCTCGCCGAAGGAGGCCACCACAAAAATGAGGAAGAAGTTTGGACGGCATTGACAGCAGCGCGGGAAAGCGGTTGCAATCTATTGTTAAACACCGGACCCCTGCCCGATGGATCACTCGACGAAAAAGATGTACCAGTACTGCTCGCAGTGGGCGAACGCATTCGCAAAGAGGGCTTCCCGGGAGAGGGAGCCTGA
- the cysK gene encoding cysteine synthase A — MPEENVVVDDFMQLIGGTPLIRLNSMATSDMAEVVVKMESLNPARTVKDRIALSMIEAAERDGHLKPGMTIVEPTSGNTGIGLAMVATARGYRLILTMPDSMSRERRDLLESYGAELVLTPGDLDMPGAVAEAERILNESPETTFMPQQFNNPANPEIHRQTTAREILEAVDGHLDVFVAGIGTGGTITGVGEVLKTELDHIRVVAVEPAKSPVLSGGEPGLHGIQGIGAGFVPSVLNRDVFDALICVRDEDAIKTARKLGREEGILAGISAGANVFAALQIARDLGPGKRVATIICDSGERYFSVPEFLQA, encoded by the coding sequence ATGCCTGAAGAAAACGTCGTCGTCGATGACTTCATGCAACTGATCGGCGGCACGCCCCTGATACGCTTAAACAGTATGGCGACATCCGACATGGCCGAAGTCGTCGTCAAAATGGAATCCTTAAATCCGGCTCGCACGGTAAAAGATCGCATAGCCCTATCCATGATCGAAGCCGCAGAACGCGACGGACACTTAAAACCCGGCATGACCATCGTCGAACCGACCAGTGGCAACACCGGCATTGGTCTGGCAATGGTCGCAACCGCGCGAGGTTATCGCCTGATACTAACCATGCCCGACTCCATGAGCCGGGAACGACGCGACCTGCTCGAAAGTTACGGCGCCGAACTGGTCTTAACCCCGGGCGACCTCGACATGCCCGGCGCTGTCGCAGAAGCCGAACGAATCCTCAACGAATCGCCCGAAACCACTTTTATGCCCCAGCAATTTAACAACCCTGCCAATCCAGAAATACACCGCCAAACCACAGCCCGGGAAATATTAGAAGCCGTTGACGGCCACCTCGACGTCTTTGTCGCAGGCATAGGCACGGGAGGAACCATCACAGGCGTGGGCGAAGTTTTAAAAACCGAATTAGACCACATACGCGTAGTCGCAGTCGAACCCGCCAAATCCCCGGTCCTATCGGGCGGAGAGCCAGGATTACACGGCATCCAGGGCATCGGCGCGGGATTCGTACCCTCAGTACTCAACCGCGATGTCTTTGACGCGCTCATATGCGTACGCGACGAAGACGCCATCAAAACAGCTCGCAAACTTGGACGCGAGGAAGGCATTCTCGCCGGCATATCCGCCGGAGCAAATGTATTCGCCGCCCTGCAAATCGCCCGCGACCTCGGACCGGGCAAGCGAGTCGCAACCATAATCTGCGACTCGGGCGAGCGGTACTTCAGCGTACCCGAATTCTTACAAGCGTAG
- a CDS encoding LptE family protein, translating to MSTPQKWSACCLLLIMYLPLSCAYYSTSATGSGGIRSVAVPLLDNESLEASIHQALTDSLIQGFVSDGALRVVEEDQADAVLQGTVLEIKEEPFTYGGQVSAEQYQISVYVKMAFYDTREKQTLWEIDRMRGYGIYDAASQRDLARTQGIGDALRMLSKDVVDRTQVGGW from the coding sequence TTGAGCACACCCCAAAAATGGTCGGCTTGCTGCTTACTACTCATCATGTATCTACCCTTGAGCTGTGCTTATTACTCCACATCTGCCACGGGCAGTGGTGGCATCCGCTCCGTCGCTGTGCCGCTCCTCGACAACGAAAGCCTCGAAGCCAGTATTCACCAGGCATTGACAGACAGCTTAATACAGGGATTTGTCTCTGATGGTGCCCTGCGCGTAGTCGAAGAAGATCAGGCCGATGCCGTACTGCAAGGCACTGTACTGGAAATCAAAGAAGAACCCTTTACCTACGGCGGACAAGTGAGTGCCGAACAATATCAAATCTCCGTCTATGTAAAAATGGCCTTTTACGACACGCGAGAAAAACAAACACTCTGGGAAATTGACCGCATGCGCGGCTACGGCATCTACGACGCGGCAAGCCAACGCGACCTCGCCCGCACACAAGGCATCGGCGACGCGCTACGCATGCTCTCCAAAGACGTCGTAGATCGAACCCAGGTAGGCGGATGGTAA
- a CDS encoding DUF1844 domain-containing protein, whose amino-acid sequence MADQNIPTQDQQNELLFMQLVMMFQGMALQNLGKVMNPVTNQIERNLDQAKNMIDLLGMLDEKTKGNLNDNEQKLMEHVLFELRMNYVDELKKDEAAEEQEEEQTTEEQEEDNSTEEKKN is encoded by the coding sequence ATGGCCGACCAAAACATACCGACACAAGATCAACAAAACGAATTATTATTCATGCAACTGGTCATGATGTTTCAGGGCATGGCATTGCAAAACCTGGGCAAAGTGATGAACCCGGTAACCAACCAGATCGAGCGCAACCTGGACCAGGCCAAAAACATGATTGACCTCCTGGGCATGTTGGACGAAAAAACAAAAGGCAACTTAAACGACAACGAGCAAAAATTAATGGAACACGTATTATTTGAACTGCGAATGAACTATGTGGATGAGCTCAAAAAGGATGAAGCCGCAGAAGAGCAAGAAGAAGAGCAAACAACAGAAGAGCAAGAAGAAGATAACAGCACTGAGGAGAAAAAAAATTGA
- a CDS encoding DsbA family protein has protein sequence MKTLYYVADPMCSWCWGFQPVLEKVKEAVPKELSPVYIMGGLARDTDDPMPDAMRAHIQRAWREVAAITGANFNWDFWKKCEPRRCTYPSCRAFYAAQNQGAGTEMFEAIQRAYYREARNPSDAEVLVALAGEIGLDTQQFARDLSSPETEQQMQDGFNIRRSMNANQFPSLVIRNNASATFITRGYNDAETVLAYLHAALK, from the coding sequence ATGAAAACGCTTTATTACGTCGCCGACCCCATGTGTTCCTGGTGCTGGGGATTTCAGCCAGTACTGGAAAAAGTAAAAGAAGCCGTACCCAAAGAATTGTCACCCGTATATATCATGGGTGGATTGGCGCGCGACACCGATGACCCCATGCCCGATGCGATGCGGGCGCATATCCAGCGCGCATGGCGCGAAGTCGCAGCCATAACAGGTGCGAATTTCAACTGGGACTTTTGGAAAAAATGTGAACCGAGGCGATGCACATATCCATCTTGCAGGGCATTTTATGCGGCTCAAAATCAGGGAGCGGGAACTGAGATGTTCGAGGCAATCCAACGCGCCTATTATCGGGAAGCACGCAACCCATCAGATGCAGAAGTCCTCGTTGCATTGGCGGGTGAAATCGGGTTAGACACACAGCAATTTGCCCGCGACCTATCCTCACCCGAAACAGAACAACAGATGCAAGATGGATTTAACATCAGGCGGTCGATGAACGCCAATCAATTTCCAAGCCTCGTCATAAGAAACAACGCGTCCGCAACCTTCATCACCCGAGGGTATAACGACGCGGAAACCGTATTGGCCTACCTGCACGCCGCACTAAAATAA
- a CDS encoding tetratricopeptide repeat protein translates to MRLRYLILALWILLSMGKADASLRQVFDAFIAGHYEEAEAHLQTLLKTSSDRGEIHFLLGRFAVWDGRTDDAFDHFEKATKSDSQNANYHYWLAQMYGQKGIKASIFRKPGYARNAKKAVEKAIALDPDHIQARFFLMGYHLNAPGILGGKKKEAQNQADQIKMRDPIRGHLAQATIYRRKDELDKAEQELRTALEKDPSSELPVLQLSGYLSRTERLEEAVELLESYVQQHPFSSRALSTLRTYLLSLKQLDRAYRAAEQCLQITTDSLSVRRDTTISSFEKIITFQARKMNALYALGRILAESGDRLDLGLEYFKACLQILPPGSERTRGNAYNRIGEIYLHQNEIQKAREAFQTALKWRPKQESARRALEKLDKEKNK, encoded by the coding sequence ATGCGTTTGAGATATTTAATTCTGGCTCTGTGGATTCTGCTCTCGATGGGAAAGGCCGATGCGTCGTTGCGCCAGGTTTTTGACGCATTTATTGCCGGGCACTATGAGGAGGCAGAGGCGCATTTGCAAACGCTCTTAAAAACATCGTCGGATAGAGGCGAGATACATTTTCTTCTGGGGCGATTCGCAGTTTGGGATGGCAGAACAGATGATGCTTTTGACCATTTTGAGAAAGCCACTAAATCCGATTCCCAAAATGCCAATTATCATTATTGGCTGGCGCAAATGTATGGTCAAAAAGGGATTAAAGCCAGCATTTTTAGAAAACCTGGATACGCCCGTAATGCAAAAAAAGCTGTTGAGAAAGCTATTGCCTTAGATCCGGATCATATTCAGGCACGGTTTTTCTTAATGGGCTATCACCTCAATGCACCGGGTATTTTGGGGGGAAAGAAAAAAGAAGCCCAAAATCAGGCTGATCAGATTAAGATGCGCGATCCCATCAGGGGACATTTAGCACAAGCTACAATTTATCGCAGAAAAGATGAGTTGGATAAAGCAGAACAGGAATTGAGAACTGCGTTAGAAAAAGATCCGTCCAGTGAATTACCCGTTTTACAGCTTAGTGGGTATCTCAGTCGAACAGAACGCCTTGAAGAAGCCGTTGAGTTGCTCGAATCTTATGTGCAACAACACCCTTTTTCCAGTCGTGCCTTAAGTACGCTCCGTACTTATTTGCTGAGTCTCAAACAACTTGATCGAGCATATCGCGCTGCGGAACAATGTCTCCAGATAACGACCGATTCACTATCGGTAAGGCGCGATACAACTATTTCATCATTTGAAAAGATAATAACATTTCAAGCACGTAAAATGAATGCATTATACGCTTTGGGACGCATATTAGCGGAATCTGGAGACAGACTTGATCTCGGTCTTGAATACTTCAAAGCGTGTCTGCAAATTCTACCACCAGGTTCAGAACGGACAAGAGGTAACGCATATAACCGGATAGGGGAAATTTATCTTCATCAAAACGAAATCCAAAAGGCCCGCGAGGCGTTCCAAACTGCTCTCAAGTGGAGGCCCAAACAAGAATCTGCCCGCAGAGCACTCGAAAAATTAGATAAAGAAAAAAATAAATAA
- a CDS encoding (2Fe-2S)-binding protein, whose protein sequence is MKIEVTVNGEHQSHDVEPRMLLVHFLRDVVGLTGTHVGCETSLCGACSVMLNGDAVKSCTVLAVQADGAEITTIEGFAQNGELHPIQEGFWECHGLQCGFCTPGMIIAAHQLLERNPKPSEADIRRGIEGNLCRCTGYQHIVDAVQYASKKMTR, encoded by the coding sequence GTGAAAATTGAAGTCACTGTGAACGGGGAGCATCAAAGTCACGACGTGGAACCGCGGATGTTGCTCGTGCATTTTTTGCGCGATGTCGTCGGGCTTACTGGCACGCATGTGGGCTGTGAGACCAGCCTTTGTGGCGCGTGCAGTGTGATGCTCAATGGAGATGCTGTCAAATCGTGTACGGTTTTGGCAGTGCAAGCCGATGGTGCTGAAATTACGACCATTGAGGGCTTTGCCCAAAATGGTGAATTGCACCCTATTCAGGAGGGCTTCTGGGAGTGTCACGGATTGCAGTGCGGTTTTTGCACCCCGGGCATGATTATTGCCGCGCACCAGCTTTTAGAACGCAATCCCAAACCCAGTGAAGCCGATATTCGACGCGGTATAGAAGGCAATTTGTGCCGCTGTACAGGGTATCAACACATTGTCGATGCGGTTCAGTACGCATCGAAAAAAATGACCAGATAG
- a CDS encoding molybdopterin-dependent oxidoreductase: protein MPVSKSVGARIKRREDPRLIQGLAHYVDDIKLPNLLHVAILRSPYAHARINGINTDAAQNLSGVKSVVTGDDVKDVIGGIPCAATDPEGFPGIKVPHHPVLATGKVRFVGEPIAAVAATDAYIAQDALDLIEVDYEPLDAINSADAAFADGAPVIHEDWDDNMAFTWSIAGGDVDAAFAEADHVVSQRIDHQRLVPNPMETRGVVAQYLPGKDQLNLWSSTQIPHLLRTQISVMLGMAENHVRVIAPEVGGGFGCKLNVYAEEALLGHMAKYLGQPVKWIEGRRENFVHTIHGRDQTGDVELAVKDDGTILGLKYTVTADVGAYYQLLTPAIPTLTGLMLCGSYTFKNVQMNLTAAFTNKMATDAYRGAGRPEATYLIERMIDVVAHDLDLDPLEVRRNNFIDKDAFPYETGTALAYDSGDYTAALDKALKIADYEALREQQAQLREEGRYLGIGFSTYVEICGMGPSAAMPAGGWESSTVRIDPTGKVTVLTGVSPHGQGQETTFAQLIADGLGVDIDDIRIIHGDTDTVQYGIGTFGSRATAVGGTAMVHAMGKVKDKVINIAAHLLESNPQDIVIEDGKYCVQGAPESGLTLGEIAMVAHVGVELPEGTEPGLAESHFFEPPNFTYPFGTHIAVVEVDADTGEVEIQRYIAVDDCGNIINPLIVEGQVHGGIAQGVGQALYEEAIYDESGQMITGSFMDYALPKAHNFPRFELANTVTPSPVNPMGVKGVGEAGTIGSTPAIANAVIDALKPFGVRHIDLPLRPEKLWKLMQET from the coding sequence ATGCCAGTTAGCAAATCTGTTGGCGCCCGTATTAAGCGCCGAGAAGACCCCCGATTGATTCAGGGCCTTGCACATTATGTCGATGACATTAAGCTGCCCAATTTGTTGCATGTCGCGATTTTGCGAAGCCCTTATGCCCATGCGCGCATCAATGGTATTAATACCGATGCGGCTCAAAATTTATCCGGCGTCAAGTCTGTTGTCACTGGCGATGATGTCAAAGACGTCATTGGTGGGATTCCCTGTGCGGCTACAGATCCGGAGGGGTTTCCGGGTATTAAGGTGCCCCACCATCCCGTGCTCGCTACGGGAAAGGTGCGTTTTGTCGGTGAACCCATCGCCGCTGTTGCAGCGACCGATGCGTATATCGCCCAGGATGCACTGGATTTGATCGAGGTCGATTACGAACCTCTCGATGCGATAAATTCGGCTGATGCGGCTTTTGCCGATGGCGCGCCTGTTATTCACGAAGATTGGGACGATAATATGGCTTTTACCTGGAGCATTGCCGGGGGCGATGTGGATGCGGCTTTTGCCGAGGCCGATCACGTCGTCAGCCAGCGGATTGACCATCAGCGTCTGGTTCCCAATCCGATGGAGACACGCGGCGTGGTTGCCCAATATTTACCCGGTAAAGATCAGCTCAACTTGTGGTCATCTACGCAAATTCCACATCTTTTGCGCACGCAAATCTCCGTTATGCTGGGTATGGCCGAGAACCATGTGCGCGTTATTGCGCCGGAAGTGGGCGGTGGCTTTGGTTGCAAGCTCAATGTGTATGCCGAAGAGGCCCTGCTTGGACATATGGCGAAATATCTCGGGCAGCCCGTGAAGTGGATTGAAGGGCGGCGTGAAAATTTTGTGCATACGATTCACGGACGCGATCAGACCGGGGATGTCGAGCTTGCGGTGAAAGACGACGGTACGATCCTCGGTCTCAAATACACGGTTACGGCTGATGTGGGAGCTTATTATCAGTTGCTCACGCCGGCCATTCCCACGCTTACGGGATTGATGTTGTGCGGTTCTTATACATTTAAAAATGTGCAGATGAATCTCACGGCCGCTTTTACCAATAAGATGGCGACGGATGCCTATCGGGGTGCGGGACGTCCCGAGGCCACGTATCTCATCGAGCGCATGATCGATGTGGTGGCGCACGATCTGGATCTGGATCCTCTGGAGGTGCGGCGCAATAACTTTATCGATAAAGATGCTTTCCCTTATGAAACGGGGACTGCTCTGGCTTATGATAGTGGTGACTATACGGCTGCGCTTGACAAGGCGCTCAAGATCGCCGATTACGAGGCTTTGCGCGAGCAGCAGGCCCAATTGCGCGAAGAGGGTCGATACCTGGGTATTGGATTTTCCACTTATGTGGAGATTTGCGGTATGGGTCCTTCGGCTGCGATGCCCGCGGGTGGATGGGAGAGCAGTACTGTGCGCATAGATCCCACGGGTAAGGTGACTGTGCTCACGGGTGTATCGCCTCACGGACAGGGGCAGGAGACCACTTTTGCCCAGCTTATTGCCGATGGTTTGGGCGTTGATATTGACGATATTCGCATTATCCACGGCGATACGGATACGGTGCAATACGGGATTGGTACTTTCGGCAGTCGCGCGACGGCTGTAGGTGGTACGGCGATGGTACACGCGATGGGTAAGGTGAAAGACAAGGTGATCAATATCGCCGCGCATCTGCTGGAGAGCAATCCGCAGGATATCGTGATTGAAGATGGCAAATACTGCGTTCAGGGTGCGCCCGAGTCGGGTCTCACTTTGGGCGAGATCGCGATGGTGGCTCATGTGGGTGTGGAACTTCCGGAGGGAACAGAACCCGGTTTGGCTGAGTCGCACTTTTTTGAGCCGCCGAATTTTACCTATCCCTTTGGTACGCATATCGCCGTGGTCGAGGTGGATGCAGATACGGGTGAGGTCGAGATACAGCGCTATATCGCCGTTGACGATTGCGGGAATATTATCAATCCGCTGATTGTTGAAGGCCAGGTACACGGCGGTATTGCACAGGGGGTGGGACAAGCCCTTTACGAGGAAGCCATTTACGACGAAAGCGGGCAGATGATCACCGGTTCATTTATGGATTATGCTTTGCCCAAAGCGCATAATTTCCCGCGCTTTGAACTGGCGAATACCGTTACGCCTTCGCCCGTCAATCCAATGGGTGTCAAAGGTGTGGGCGAAGCGGGTACGATTGGTTCCACGCCCGCGATAGCCAATGCGGTGATTGACGCGCTGAAACCTTTTGGCGTGCGACATATTGATCTGCCTTTGCGCCCTGAAAAACTCTGGAAACTCATGCAGGAGACATAA
- a CDS encoding xanthine dehydrogenase family protein subunit M, with protein sequence MTPFDYHAPKTLRSAMRLVQEFGDDAKVLAGGHSLIPSMKLRLAAPSVVIDLGGIAGLKRVTAGDETITIGALATHYAVESHRLLPSKCSLLPETAAEIGDAQVRNRGTVGGSIAHADPAADWPATMLALDAQFDIVGPNGERAVAASDFFVDLFITDLQPGEVLTGIRIATPSENSGGAYVKMRQSASGFALAGVAAQVTLDDAGNCASVAVGITGVAPAAYRAHAVEDALVGQGIDAVADAATHAADGVEEFQEDHHASGDYRAHLARVFAQRALSQAIERAV encoded by the coding sequence ATGACCCCCTTTGATTATCACGCACCCAAAACTCTGAGAAGTGCGATGCGGCTGGTGCAGGAGTTCGGCGACGATGCCAAAGTACTGGCGGGCGGTCACAGTCTGATTCCGTCTATGAAATTGCGTCTTGCCGCGCCTTCGGTCGTTATTGATCTGGGCGGTATTGCTGGCTTGAAAAGAGTGACTGCAGGCGATGAGACCATTACCATTGGTGCTCTGGCCACGCATTATGCTGTGGAAAGCCATCGCTTGTTGCCTTCAAAATGTTCACTTTTGCCCGAGACCGCAGCGGAGATCGGCGATGCGCAGGTGCGGAATCGAGGCACTGTGGGCGGGAGTATTGCCCATGCTGACCCGGCTGCTGATTGGCCAGCGACCATGCTCGCCCTTGATGCACAATTCGATATTGTCGGTCCCAATGGTGAACGCGCGGTTGCTGCGTCTGATTTTTTTGTGGATCTCTTTATTACAGATTTGCAACCGGGTGAGGTCCTCACGGGTATTCGCATTGCGACGCCGTCCGAGAATTCGGGTGGTGCGTATGTCAAGATGCGACAATCTGCGTCCGGTTTTGCCCTTGCAGGCGTTGCGGCTCAGGTGACGCTGGATGATGCGGGCAACTGCGCTTCTGTGGCTGTGGGTATTACCGGTGTTGCGCCTGCGGCGTATCGCGCACATGCGGTCGAAGACGCGCTTGTGGGGCAGGGTATTGACGCTGTTGCCGATGCGGCAACCCATGCGGCTGATGGCGTGGAGGAATTTCAGGAAGATCACCACGCTTCTGGCGATTACCGCGCCCATTTGGCACGCGTGTTCGCACAACGGGCATTGAGCCAGGCTATTGAACGCGCAGTTTGA
- a CDS encoding carbon monoxide dehydrogenase subunit G, whose translation MKLSGTHTIGATVERAFELLIDPEVLARCMPGCDKLEHRADGVYDMAVSAGIGPVRGKYTGSVTLSDIQPPERYTMVVDIKGTTGFVKGQGVVVLAPEGENTRISFEGDVQIGGPIAAVGQRMHASAARLMTRQLFGAIDAEARAVS comes from the coding sequence TTGAAACTCTCTGGTACACACACGATTGGCGCGACGGTTGAGCGCGCTTTTGAATTGCTTATCGATCCCGAGGTGCTCGCTCGTTGTATGCCCGGCTGCGACAAGCTGGAACACAGGGCAGATGGGGTTTACGATATGGCTGTTTCAGCGGGGATTGGTCCGGTTCGCGGCAAATACACGGGTAGTGTCACGCTTTCAGATATTCAACCGCCCGAGCGCTATACGATGGTGGTCGATATCAAGGGTACGACCGGGTTTGTCAAGGGACAGGGCGTTGTGGTACTCGCCCCTGAAGGCGAGAATACGCGGATTTCGTTTGAGGGCGATGTGCAAATCGGTGGGCCAATCGCCGCTGTGGGACAGCGCATGCACGCCAGTGCTGCCCGTTTGATGACGCGACAACTTTTTGGCGCGATTGACGCGGAGGCGCGTGCGGTCTCCTGA
- a CDS encoding cupin domain-containing protein, translating into MSFIDWDEYPANEVAPGVRIRTPYGENLMLSRVEFDAGAVVPMHSHPHEQGGMMIEGRMKFTIDGETRTVEPGEAFLIPAHVPHRAEAVDGPCVALDIFSPIREDYVELANRYIPSKDKT; encoded by the coding sequence ATGTCGTTTATTGATTGGGATGAGTATCCTGCTAACGAAGTCGCGCCCGGCGTGCGCATTCGGACGCCTTATGGGGAGAATTTGATGCTCTCGCGCGTTGAGTTTGATGCGGGTGCTGTGGTGCCGATGCACAGCCATCCCCATGAACAGGGGGGGATGATGATTGAGGGGAGGATGAAGTTCACGATTGATGGTGAGACCCGCACGGTTGAACCCGGCGAAGCTTTTCTGATTCCCGCCCATGTGCCACACCGGGCCGAGGCAGTAGATGGTCCCTGTGTCGCTCTCGATATTTTCTCGCCGATTCGCGAGGATTATGTCGAGCTCGCCAACCGCTATATTCCGTCCAAAGACAAAACGTAA
- a CDS encoding aldo/keto reductase, whose product MEYRQLGNSGLQVSAIGLGTNNFGRRLDARGTARVMDRALDEGITLIDTANMYGDTLSESYIGRAIRGKRDAFILATKVSMSMGDGPNMSGNSRYHILKEVEDSLKRLNTDYIDLYQIHQTDSNTPIEETLHALDYLVAQGKVRYIGCSNFMAWEVCEAVWTSRAKNLVAFSTVQPRYSMLDREVEAELVPFCKSYGIGILPYFPLASGFLTGKYRRDEPAPEGTRLAEGDRGMFTDKNFDVLEALEEFARERDHTILDLAFAWLLANPCVCSVIAGATTPEQVTANAATIGWCLSDEEMEEIDEILS is encoded by the coding sequence ATGGAATATCGGCAACTCGGCAATTCTGGGCTTCAGGTTTCGGCTATTGGGTTGGGGACCAATAATTTTGGCAGGCGCCTCGATGCGAGGGGTACGGCGCGTGTTATGGATCGGGCGTTGGATGAGGGGATTACGTTGATCGATACGGCTAATATGTACGGGGACACGCTGTCGGAGTCCTATATTGGCAGGGCAATTAGAGGCAAGCGCGATGCGTTTATTCTGGCGACTAAGGTGTCGATGAGTATGGGCGATGGACCGAATATGAGCGGCAATTCGCGTTACCATATTCTCAAAGAGGTCGAGGATAGTCTCAAGCGTCTCAATACGGATTATATTGACCTTTATCAGATTCACCAGACGGATTCCAATACGCCTATTGAGGAGACTTTGCACGCGCTCGATTATCTCGTTGCTCAGGGCAAGGTGCGCTATATCGGCTGTTCAAATTTTATGGCGTGGGAGGTGTGTGAGGCGGTCTGGACTTCGCGTGCGAAGAATCTGGTTGCGTTTTCGACTGTGCAACCCCGCTATAGTATGCTCGACCGCGAGGTTGAGGCAGAGCTTGTGCCGTTTTGCAAGTCTTACGGTATTGGCATTTTGCCCTATTTTCCCCTTGCCAGTGGTTTTCTTACGGGTAAATATCGCCGGGATGAACCAGCGCCCGAGGGCACGCGTTTGGCAGAGGGCGACCGCGGTATGTTCACGGATAAGAATTTTGATGTTCTGGAGGCGTTGGAAGAATTTGCACGGGAACGCGATCACACGATTCTCGATCTGGCTTTTGCATGGCTTCTCGCCAATCCCTGTGTGTGTTCTGTGATTGCCGGGGCTACCACGCCCGAGCAGGTCACGGCAAATGCCGCGACTATTGGCTGGTGCCTCAGCGATGAGGAGATGGAAGAGATTGATGAGATTCTCTCGTAG
- a CDS encoding type II toxin-antitoxin system RelE/ParE family toxin — protein sequence MPDREYILFQGDQYTIEWYYGSSGKSQALTYFNRLDRRQKIKLIKLVEIMGTIGVIRNKQQFNYEGNSIYAFKPQPNRFLCFFYSGKKIIVTNAFQKKTQKLPKGERERALRAKADYEQRIERRCYYE from the coding sequence ATGCCTGATCGAGAATACATCTTATTTCAAGGTGATCAATACACTATTGAATGGTATTATGGATCAAGTGGTAAAAGTCAGGCTCTAACATATTTTAATCGCTTAGACCGGAGACAAAAAATAAAACTTATTAAGCTGGTCGAGATAATGGGAACGATAGGTGTTATTAGAAATAAGCAACAGTTCAATTATGAGGGGAATAGTATTTATGCTTTTAAGCCTCAACCCAATCGTTTTCTCTGTTTTTTTTATTCTGGAAAGAAAATTATTGTAACCAATGCCTTTCAGAAGAAAACTCAGAAACTGCCAAAAGGGGAAAGGGAAAGAGCTTTGCGGGCCAAAGCAGATTATGAGCAGCGAATTGAGAGGAGATGCTATTATGAATAA